Proteins from one Carassius auratus strain Wakin linkage group LG28B, ASM336829v1, whole genome shotgun sequence genomic window:
- the LOC113067780 gene encoding WD repeat-containing protein 25-like: MASLVDYEDSDSETDQDAQLYHDEGLIVSSSSSSLSSSSSRVSAAQCGSSGSVKRVLQGSALRPYVPKRQRLETAAVQTEEASPSGSSGSLLLSQVSERVRPFLGRRQGQVQLPRRMQSRIEAHQGPVNTLQWSPVDHLSHLLLSASMDRTFKVWDGVGEGRCLQTYSAHRGSVRDACWLSCGRRLLSGSFDGSAAVTDVETGQTISRMENGFKVCCVAPRPSDPEVFLCGGFSPEVRAWDARCCKMLRVYKAAVQQTLDVLFLSGGREFISSTDAVSRDSADRTLIAWDFETTARLSNQIFHERFTCPCLGCHPLESSFVAQTNGGYIALFSAQRPYRINKRRRFEGHKVEGFAVHCGFSADGSVLVSGSSTGSVHFYDFQSSRPLSTLHAHQHACVCAAMHPIMPGLTATCDWTGEIKIWS; encoded by the exons ATGAAGGCCTCATCGTCagctcctcttcatcatcattatcatcatcttcatcacgtGTGTCAGCAGCACAGTGTGGTTCCTCCGGCTCCGTGAAGAGAGTCCTGCAGGGTTCTGCGCTGAGGCCGTATGTTCCTAAGAGACAGAGACTGGAGACCGCAGCGGTTCAGACTGAAGAAGCGTCTCCGTCTGGATCTTCTGGGTCTCTGCTGCTGTCTCAGGTGTCCGAGAGGGTCCGGCCGTTTCTGGGCCGAAGGCAGGGTCAGGTCCAGCTGCCCAGACGCATGCAGAGCCGCATCGAGGCCCATCAGGGTCCAGTGAACACACTGCAGTGGAGTCCAGTGGATCATCTCAGTCATCTGCTGCTGTCCGCATCCATGGACAGAACCTTCAAG gtgtgGGATGGTGTTGGCGAGGGGCGGTGCTTACAGACTTACTCCGCCCACCGGGGCTCCGTGCGAGATGCCTGTTGGCTGTCCTGTGGGCGACGCCTCCTCTCAGGCTCGTTCGACGGCAGCGCAGCGGTCACTGATGTGGAGACCG GTCAGACGATCTCACGGATGGAGAATGGATTTAAGGTGTGCTGTGTGGCCCCGCGTCCGTCTGACCCTGAGGTGTTTCTGTGCGGAGGCTTCAGTCCAGAGGTCAGAGCCTGGGACGCTCGCTGCTGTAAG ATGCTGCGGGTGTATAAGGCGGCGGTTCAGCAGACGCTGGACGTCTTGTTCCTGAGCGGCGGGAGAGAGTTCATCAGCAGCACTGATGCGGTCAGCCGAGACTCTGCTGACCGGACGCTGATCGCCTGGGACTTTGAGACGACCGCCAGACTCTCCAACCAGATCTTCCAC GAGCGCTTCACCTGTCCGTGTCTGGGGTGTCACCCGCTGGAGAGCAGTTTCGTGGCTCAGACTAACGGTGGATACATCGCTCTGTTCTCCGCACAGAGACCCTACAGGATCAACAAGAGACGCCGCTTCGAAGGACACAAG GTGGAGGgttttgcagtgcattgtgggttcTCTGCAGACGGCAGTGTTCTGGTCTCTGGTAGTTCTACAGGTTCTGTGCACTTCTATGACTTCCAGAGCTCACGTCCCCTGAGCACGCTTCACGCTCACCAACACGCCTGCGTCTGCGCCGCGATGCATCCCATAATGCCCGGCCTCACGGCCACGTGTGATTGGACGGGAGAGATCAAGATCTGGAGCTGA